A region from the Panicum hallii strain FIL2 chromosome 1, PHallii_v3.1, whole genome shotgun sequence genome encodes:
- the LOC112876439 gene encoding uncharacterized protein LOC112876439, giving the protein MDFTIHCLRYDDIVHKEDSMRYRVQAKNVEKVYMDDGKTKTEEFKILRQCLESEIEHYSDITKAKLIFMPVCVGKHYFVYCINLIHNRIDILDSIDYFWAGTSPKPHHQSIYDKLPIINAAFQKVTKDKFSQFDNWSRPFIDVPKQAGPNDRMFFLWKYMEF; this is encoded by the exons ATGGATTTCACTATCCATTGCCTTCGTTATGATGACATTGTTCACAAGGAAGATTCGATGAGATACAGG gtTCAGGCAAAGAATGTTGAGAAGGTCTACATGGATGATGGAAAAACCAAGACTGAAGAATTCAAAATCCTGAGACAGTGCTTGGAGTCTGAAATCGAGCATTATTCGGATATAACAAAAGCAAAGTTG ATATTCATGCCTGTATGTGTTGGGAAGCACTATTTTGTTTACTGTATCAACCTCATCCACAATCGCATCGATATCTTGGATTCGATTGACTATTTTTGGGCGGGCACTTCTCCTAAACCACATCACCAGTCCATCTATGACAAGCTGCCCATCATAAACGCTGCATTCCAGAAGGTTACCAAGGACAAATTCTCTCAATTTGACAACTGGAGCAGGCCGTTCATTGATGTGCCAAAGCAAGCTGGGCCCAATGATCGCATGTTTTTCCTTTGGAAATATATGGAATTCTAG